GCGCTCTTTCTGGCGGTGGCGATGCCGACTTTGCGTTTGCCATCACGCCGGACGAGGTTGAGTGCGAAGTGGCGTAGCGTGGTCATGTTCTGGGCGGTGTTTCGAGCGCGATGGCGGGCGTGGTCCTCCTGAAAGGCCATGTCGAGCACCCAGTGCAGCTCGTTCTCGATCGACCAGTGACGGCGGATGGTGTGGGCCATTTCCGCGGCGGTGGCGTCGGGGTTGCTGCCGATATAGTACGAGGTTTCGCGCGAGGTCTTGCCAGTGGACAGGTCGGTTCGCTCCCGCGTGGCCTGCAGCACACAAGCCAGCCCAGGCCAACGCTCCGCGGAGGTGACCAACCAGGCCAAGTCCCGGCACACCGCCACCGAGCGTGTTTCGAGACGCCCGTGCCCCTTGTCGACGTCCACGGAGTGTTCCACCTGGGGTCGAGCTTGCTCGTCCAGTGCCCGGGTCCGCTCGTCGGCCGCCTCCGCAAAGGTCTCGGCCACTTGTTGACGCAAGGTCGGCTGGTTGTCTTTGACCTGCAGAAGGTAGTGACCGCCGCCTTGCACGATGGTCTTGGCGATCTCGCTCTGACAGCCCATCGCGTCGATCGTCACCGTGGCCCCGCGCAAGTCGAGCGTCTGCAGCAGTTCCGGAATGGCCGTGATTTCGTTGGACTTGTCCCGTGTTTTGCATTGGCCCAACACCAACCCCGCCTCGCTCAGAAACGCGCTCACCGTGTGCAGCGCGGGTTTGTCGTGGGCTCGGTCGAAACTGCGCCGGCTCGTCTTGCCATCGACCGCGATGTGCTTGTGGGTCGTCGCCCGCAAGCGGACGGCCAACAGATTGGCCCAGCTACGAAGCACCGCCGAAAAGGCTGCAGGGTCCAGGGCGGCGAATACCGACAGAAACACATCTTGGCTCGGCGTCCCGTGAGGCACGGGAAGCATGGAGCCGAGCCATGGCTCATGCATCTTGCCCCATAGCTCCATGGACTCGGCGTCGTCGCAACCACACACCATCGCCATCAGCGCCGTCACGACCACCGTCTGCAACGGGTAGCGAACGCCTTGTGGGCGTCGCGGGTCGGGTAACGAACCCAACGTTTGTTGAAAAAAATCCAGCGCTTGGGCTTCATTGCCCTCTTCGACCCTCTGAGCCTGTGTGGTCCGTGGCATTCGACCGACCTCCTGGGGCCGGACGCCATGCCCGGCACACAGGGTCGATCACCTTTTCAAGCTCTTGTCCAGCATTTTTAGAACTCGATCGCCCTGCGCTATCCCCAAGTTACTCTTGACGGTGTCTACTCTTTCGATATCGGACACTCGCGGCTCTCGCTTTGGCTGCAGCCGGACTCCAAAGGGGGGCCCCTGGGCAAGGTGCTTGCGAGGACGGTGTCATCGTTTTCGTGGCAGCTCGATATCAGGCAGTGGGACGCCGCGGCCGTCAAGGGCCGTCTATCTGTTGACGGCGTGCCGATCAGCGATGGAGTCTTCCATCGGGTCGAGTCCTTCGCTTTCGGTGTCGGTTTCACTCCGGTAGAGATCACCGTGCTCTACCCCACCGCGGCCTACAACGGCAAGCAGGGCCTCCTTGCCTTGTGGTCCAAGGACGACCGATCTCGAAAGACGTATGACGTTCAAACTATCGTCGGTCGGCAGGCCGTCTTTCGGGTAGAGCTCGATCATCGGTTTCTCAAATCGGATTTCGGAGAGCCGGATCACGAGATGATGTTCCTTGTCGCGAACCGGCTCGCCGATCTGTCGCTGGTTGCGGTTGACCCCGAGCACCTCCGCATCCTTGGAGCCAGCAGCGGCTCATACGTGGGCCGCCAGCTTTCGATCCCGAAAAGCGACAGGGTTCTGCGCACAACCGTGGACTATGAAGCTCCATGATCGTCCATCAAGCTCCTCCCGCGAGGTCAGTCATGGCGAAATTATCCAACGCGGTCGCCGGAACGGTTTTGGTTCTGCTAGTGGCGAACTGTGGCGCGCGCCAGTTCAACAGCAAGCGGAACGGTCCCGCGGATGATGATGTCCTGTTGAAACTTGATCTGACGGGTTTTCCTGCCGATCCCCTATGCAGCGCGCCAATA
The sequence above is drawn from the Pseudomonadota bacterium genome and encodes:
- a CDS encoding ISAs1 family transposase produces the protein MPRTTQAQRVEEGNEAQALDFFQQTLGSLPDPRRPQGVRYPLQTVVVTALMAMVCGCDDAESMELWGKMHEPWLGSMLPVPHGTPSQDVFLSVFAALDPAAFSAVLRSWANLLAVRLRATTHKHIAVDGKTSRRSFDRAHDKPALHTVSAFLSEAGLVLGQCKTRDKSNEITAIPELLQTLDLRGATVTIDAMGCQSEIAKTIVQGGGHYLLQVKDNQPTLRQQVAETFAEAADERTRALDEQARPQVEHSVDVDKGHGRLETRSVAVCRDLAWLVTSAERWPGLACVLQATRERTDLSTGKTSRETSYYIGSNPDATAAEMAHTIRRHWSIENELHWVLDMAFQEDHARHRARNTAQNMTTLRHFALNLVRRDGKRKVGIATARKSA